A stretch of Solanum stenotomum isolate F172 unplaced genomic scaffold, ASM1918654v1 scaffold11127, whole genome shotgun sequence DNA encodes these proteins:
- the LOC125849847 gene encoding L-type lectin-domain containing receptor kinase S.6, producing the protein MRFCLQNLIRVTLFFIFTINSPSLSAPFLPINNVTLYGDASFTAKSITLTQERNCSSSSSTPPISGIGRAFYTYPVRFLDSLTNKTASFLCTFSFTILPTPSCPFGDGMAFLVTSDVDSLSISDGYMGLPNPDSEDSFLAVEFNANDNRIGVDTKEIRSLASTNVDSAGIDLKSGKEMAGRIEYKDSEKMIRIWIGYELQIRPPNPVLSTRIDVSNQLKEFMRIGFTAKGSAVYSISRWRFRTFGLISSPISSSWDQSDEGNCLMCFPEEEIGGHISDSHHSSSSSGSKSLLKLTYGGLAAIVTLVGCALSVVFVLALRRKKRDRVGETNERQMCRLQGNRVPQRLSLSEIKSATECFNHERIIGEGASAVVYEGEIPSRGSVAVKRFVQGSRLGPSHIPFNTEFASMVGCLRHKNLIQLQGWCCERNELVLVYEFMPNGSLDKILHERSHLTKFLTWERRLNIVIGVSSALMYLHEECENHIIHRDVKSCNIMLDAEFNAKLGDFGLAEVFDNSKTRDATVPAGTMGYFAPEYVYTGIPTVKTDVYSFGVVVLEVASGRKPIDEGGGLITDWVWDLWEKGRITEAADPKLMGRFQKNEMDRMLIVGLSCVHPDHEKRPRMRDVFRMLKDEAPLLILPPMKPTVRIQSVLPESCEEIMNWAARMEDTPWSTPRTHFSKN; encoded by the coding sequence ATGCGTTTTTGTTTGCAAAATCTCATAAGGGTCACTCTGTTCTTCATCTTCACCATAAATTCACCTTCCCTTTCAGCTCCTTTCTTGCCTATAAACAATGTAACTCTTTATGGCGATGCTTCATTCACCGCAAAATCAATCACCCTCACCCAAGAACGCAACtgttcatcatcatcatcaacacCTCCCATTTCTGGCATTGGAAGAGCTTTCTACACATACCCAGTTCGTTTTCTTGATTCCTTAACCAATAAAACTGCTTCTTTCTTGTGTACTTTCTCTTTTACTATACTTCCAACCCCTTCTTGCCCTTTTGGTGATGGCATGGCGTTTTTGGTCACTTCTGATGTTGATTCTTTGAGCATCTCTGATGGGTATATGGGTCTTCCGAATCCCGACTCGGAAGATTCGTTCTTGGCTGTGGAATTCAATGCCAATGATAACCGTATTGGTGTTGATACTAAAGAAATTAGGTCTTTGGCTTCTACTAATGTTGATTCAGCTGGGATTGATTTGAAAAGTGGGAAAGAAATGGCGGGTCGGATTGAGTATAAAGATTCAGAGAAAATGATCAGAATTTGGATTGGGTATGAACTACAAATTAGGCCTCCTAATCCTGTTCTTTCTACCAGAATTGATGTTTCCAATCAGTTGAAGGAGTTTATGAGGATTGGTTTCACTGCTAAAGGGTCTGCAGTTTATAGCATTAGTCGTTGGCGATTTAGAACGTTTGGATTGATTTCGTCTCCAATATCATCGTCTTGGGATCAATCCGATGAAGGAAACTGTTTGATGTGTTTCCCTGAGGAGGAAATTGGTGGGCATATTTCTGATTCTCAtcatagtagtagtagtagtggTAGTAAAAGTTTACTGAAATTGACTTATGGAGGGTTAGCTGCAATTGTCACACTTGTTGGTTGTGCTTTGTCTGTTGTGTTTGTTCTTGCATTGAGAAGGAAAAAACGCGATAGAGTAGGGGAGACCAATGAACGGCAAATGTGTAGATTACAAGGAAACAGAGTGCCTCAAAGATTGTCATTATCTGAAATAAAATCAGCTACAGAATGCTTTAATCATGAAAGGATAATCGGAGAAGGAGCATCTGCTGTTGTGTATGAAGGGGAAATTCCTTCTAGGGGATCTGTGGCTGTTAAGAGATTTGTCCAAGGGAGTAGATTGGGTCCTTCACATATTCCTTTTAATACTGAATTTGCTTCTATGGTTGGCTGTTTAAGACACAAGAATTTGATTCAGCTTCAAGGGTGGTGTTGTGAGAGGAATGAATTGGTGCTAGTGTATGAATTCATGCCTAATGGTAGCCTTGACAAAATCCTCCACGAGCGATCACATTTGACTAAGTTTCTGACATGGGAGAGAAGATTGAACATAGTTATTGGTGTGTCATCTGCTCTTATGTATCTTCATGAAGAGTGTGAGAATCATATAATCCACAGAGATGTGAAGAGTTGCAATATAATGCTTGATGCTGAGTTCAATGCCAAGCTTGGAGATTTCGGTTTAGCAGAGGTGTTTGATAATTCTAAGACAAGGGATGCTACTGTACCAGCTGGAACAATGGGATATTTTGCACCTGAGTATGTCTATACTGGTATTCCAACTGTTAAAACAGATGTGTATAGCTTTGGTGTTGTGGTACTGGAAGTGGCATCAGGTAGAAAGCCTATCGACGAAGGTGGTGGTTTGATTACTGATTGGGTGTGGGACTTGTGGGAGAAAGGGAGGATAACTGAGGCTGCTGATCCTAAACTAATGGGGCGGTTTCAGAAGAACGAGATGGATAGAATGCTCATCGTGGGACTTTCTTGTGTGCATCCCGATCATGAGAAGAGACCGCGAATGAGAGATGTTTTCCGTATGCTTAAAGATGAAGCTCCACTTCTCATTTTACCTCCAATGAAGCCCACTGTGAGAATTCAATCTGTTTTACCAGAGAGCTgtgaagaaatcatgaattgGGCTGCAAGAATGGAGGATACACCATGGTCCACTCCTAGAACTCATTTTAGCAAGAACTAG
- the LOC125849835 gene encoding protein MITOFERRINLIKE 1, chloroplastic gives MNRYNYKFESFDRLIYKIGTKCKDLVSFVICKWAKIKYPSPSKGASNDLTSCTYTNRFWLSIFLHHIQNYAPKPKISEKIAMETRIGNSLSLLLQDRNDLKTDFNSLFNNLNTSFFSTPILHHKNPKSTNHRFSPNFKFCSTSVSIEAQIKNPTSNFLKPATRDSSKVQVLFKNLSVVERALIGAAGGGIAGAFTYVCLLPLDAIKTKLQTKGASEIYSGAIDAFVKTFQSKGILGFYSGISAVIVGSTASSAVYFGTCEFGKSILSKFPQYPSVLIPPTAGAMGNIVSSAIMVPKELITQRMQAGAKGRSWQVLMGILEKDGILGLYAGYSATLLRNLPAGVLSYSSFEYLKAAVLSNVKKERLEPFQSVCCGALAGAISASLTTPLDVVKTRLMTQVHSEAANKVGAVMVTGVSATVRQILTEEGWVGFTRGMGPRVLHSACFSALGYFAFETARLTILDQYLKHKELETLVPEDDATQAN, from the coding sequence ATGAATAGGTATAATTATAAGTTTGAATCATTTGATCGTCTAATTTACAAAATAGGTACAAAATGTAAAGATCTTGTAAGTTTCGTAATTTGTAAGTGGGCTAAAATAAAGTATCCAAGCCCATCCAAAGGTGCATCTAACGACCTCACATCTTGTACCTACACCAACAGGTTTTGGCTTTCCATTTTCCTTCATCACATCCAAAACTATGCGCCAAAGCCAAAAATCAGTGAGAAAATAGCCATGGAAACTCGAATTGGCAACTCCCTTAGCCTCCTTCTACAAGACCGGAATGACCTCAAAACAGACTTCAACTCCCTCTTCAACAATCTCAACACTTCCTTTTTTTCTACCCCAATTCTACATCACAAGAACCCCAAATCAACAAACCATCGTTTCAGTCCCAATTTCAAGTTTTGCTCAACTTCTGTTTCTATTGAAGCACAAATCAAGAACCCCACTTCGAATTTTCTAAAACCTGCTACTAGGGACTCCTCAAAAGTTCAGGTTCTGTTCAAGAATCTTTCTGTTGTTGAAAGAGCACTTATTGGTGCAGCTGGTGGTGGCATTGCTGGTGCATTCACGTATGTATGTCTTCTCCCACTTGACGCAATCAAAACTAAGCTTCAAACTAAAGGGGCATCGGAAATTTACAGTGGAGCAATTGATGCTTTTGTCAAGACTTTTCAAAGTAAGGGGATTCTTGGGTTTTACAGTGGTATTTCAGCTGTAATTGTTGGGTCTACTGCTTCTTCTGCTGTGTATTTTGGGACTTGTGAGTTTGGAAAGTCAATCTTGTCGAAATTTCCGCAATACCCATCTGTGCTTATCCCACCAACAGCTGGTGCAATGGGGAATATAGTCTCATCTGCTATAATGGTGCCGAAGGAGTTGATTACTCAGAGAATGCAGGCTGGGGCTAAAGGGAGGTCTTGGCAGGTGTTAATGGGAATCTTGGAGAAAGATGGAATTTTGGGGTTGTATGCTGGATATAGTGCTACATTGTTGAGGAATTTGCCTGCTGGGGTTTTGAGTTATTCATCATTTGAGTACTTGAAAGCCGCGGTATTGAGTAATGTGAAGAAGGAACGTTTGGAGCCATTTCAGAGTGTTTGTTGTGGGGCATTGGCTGGTGCAATATCAGCTTCACTAACAACCCCTTTGGATGTGGTGAAGACTAGGTTGATGACTCAAGTTCATTCTGAAGCTGCCAATAAGGTTGGTGCTGTAATGGTTACTGGTGTCTCGGCTACTGTTAGACAGATATTAACGGAAGAAGGCTGGGTTGGTTTTACGCGGGGAATGGGTCCTAGAGTACTTCATAGTGCTTGCTTTTCAGCTCTAGGGTACTTTGCGTTTGAGACCGCTAGGCTTACAATTTTGGATCAGTATCTGAAGCATAAGGAGCTAGAGACTCTGGTTCCTGAAGATGATGCAACCCAGGCCAATTAG
- the LOC125849851 gene encoding U-box domain-containing protein 28-like: MVRNRREELYVTVPSLFRCPISMDVMKSPVSLCTGVTYDRSSIQTWLSQGHNTCPATMQTLPSTDFTPNLTLRRLINVWIQHQPASSPGSTTPSSSSVTKSEVVEIVKSLNGEVDRLSSLAKIVEFVKCSGENRRFFVNLSDAIVSVVGVLVDCDVVEVCEAVVAVLDLVVSENEVKEQLNKEILKSDRKFLPKFLLILRKGKLSSRIQTARILEFIALDADSQRKMVEEQGLLYELHVFTSTETNRFAIEAGLSTLIAVSTTRPAKKELVRFGIVQTIGKILSGSETARAVVEKSLKLLETVATCTEGRSAIGKGEECLSVIVTRLMKSSKAATEHGVTVLWSVCCLFRDTAAREVVGKANGLTKVLLVMQSDCSAGVRQMCGELVKALRVVNNKDKSYSKSCLASYDTKTTHIMPY; the protein is encoded by the coding sequence ATGGTGAGAAATAGGAGAGAAGAATTATACGTTACCGTTCCCAGCCTTTTCCGATGTCCGATATCCATGGACGTAATGAAGTCACCGGTGAGTCTCTGCACCGGCGTTACTTACGATCGGAGTTCCATTCAAACTTGGCTTTCACAAGGTCATAATACTTGTCCCGCCACTATGCAAACCCTTCCGTCTACCGATTTCACACCTAACCTCACTCTCCGGCGGCTTATCAACGTCTGGATTCAGCATCAGCCGGCGAGCTCACCAGGGTCCACAACGCCGTCTTCATCCTCTGTTACAAAGTCGGAAGTTGTTGAAATTGTCAAAAGTCTCAACGGCGAGGTCGATAGGTTGAGTTCCTTGGCGAAGATTGTGGAATTTGTTAAATGTTCTGGTGAAAACAGGAGGTTTTTTGTGAATTTGAGTGATGCGATTGTGAGTGTTGTTGGAGTTTTGGTGGATTGTGATGTGGTTGAGGTTTGTGAAGCGGTTGTTGCGGTTTTGGATTTGGTTGTATCGGAAAATGAAGTGAAGGAGCAGTTGAACAAAGAGATTTTGAAGAGCGATAGGAAATTTCTACCGAAGTTTCTTTTGATTCTTCGAAAAGGAAAGTTGAGTTCGAGGATTCAAACCGCTCGGATTCTAGAATTCATCGCATTAGACGCCGATTCGCAGCGAAAAATGGTCGAGGAGCAAGGTTTACTCTACGAATTGCACGTATTCACTAGCACGGAGACGAACCGGTTCGCGATCGAAGCCGGTTTATCAACTCTAATCGCGGTCTCAACCACCAGACCGGCGAAAAAAGAGCTAGTCCGGTTCGGAATTGTACAAACCATCGGGAAAATCCTTAGCGGTTCGGAAACCGCTCGGGCGGTGGTGGAGAAGTCATTGAAGCTGTTGGAAACAGTAGCGACGTGTACGGAAGGCAGGTCTGCGATAGGTAAAGGCGAAGAGTGCTTGTCGGTGATAGTTACAAGGCTGATGAAGAGCTCGAAAGCAGCGACAGAGCACGGGGTGACAGTACTGTGGAGCGTGTGCTGCTTGTTTCGTGATACGGCGGCGCGTGAGGTGGTGGGAAAGGCAAATGGGCTAACAAAAGTTTTACTGGTAATGCAGAGTGATTGCTCCGCGGGGGTACGGCAGATGTGTGGGGAATTAGTCAAAGCATTGCGCGTGGTGaataataaagataagagttattCAAAGTCGTGTTTGGCGAGTTATGATACCAAAACTACTCACATTATGCCCTactga